GGCCATGCGTGAAGGTACATGTACAAAGGGAGCATGACATCCTCAGGGAACTTCCTGTGTTTCAGCCTGGCTGGAGTGAGAGGGACACAGAAAGTGGGGCAAGGTGAGCTTGGAGAGGTGGACACACAGATCATGGGGACCTAAAAAGTGCTAAGGAGTTTGAAGTTTACCCTAAGGGCAGTGGTGAGCCACTGGtggattttaaaagttataggatcagaccaggggtgggggtctgggataaaaatatatatatatatatatcaggccaggtacggtggctcacgcctgtaatctcaacactttgggaggccaaggcaagaggatcacttgagcccaggagttcaacaccagcctagGTGACATAGCGAGTCCCCagctctaccaaaaaaaaaaattaaattaaaaaaaagatcaacTTTGTATAGAATGGATCTAGGACTCACTCTGTCATTGGGGCCTAGGCAGGAGTAGTATAAAATGGGCCAGGTAAGGGGAACATATTGTGAAGACCTCACCCAACTTCAGGCTTGGAGGAGTGAAGGATggaatggggggaggggacactGTCTATGTTCTTTTTACCACCAGTGCCAAAGATGAGGGTTATTCCAAAGAATGGAAGGTTGGGCTGAACATTGGGCAGGAAGTCGGCAAAAACTAAGGAGAGTGAGAATCAAGATTAGAGAGGAGAGGAATTAAAATTAGTAGGGAACCAAGAAAACAGGGCCAGAGGCACTTGGGCTTATATTTTATTCCAACAAAGGTTCTTTCCTTAACCCCCTGTGGGCTTATCTTGCAGCCAAACCCATCCATCACCAAGAAGACCAGTGTTTGAGGTTGAAGGTGACTGTCAATGGCAAAATCAGTGAGTGTCAGGGCCCTGTGGGCCTCCCTCCTGCATCTCTATGCTGGGCCTGGTCTAGTGATCTGGGATGGTATGGAAGTCCCACAGCCCAGCCCACTCAGCACTTgcacccctctgcctccctggcacAATGCCTGACCTACTGTTACTCTTGTGTTTCAGCTCACAGTCCTCAGCCCCATGCCAATTCGCAGGAGAAGAGACTTGCAGCAGGTGGGTAGCTGCAGCAAATTGGGTCTGGGGCACAAGAAGGGGTCTGCTTGAGGAGGTTATGTACAGGAGGTGGCTCTTTttccaggcaggggctggggaaaccCTGTTGTGCGAAGGGCCAGTGCAAATAGTGGAGCCACTCACAATGGGGACCTTTGCCCTCTCACCTTGCAGATGACCCGGAGGTGCAGGTTCTACATAGCATCGGTTATAGTGCCGCCCCCCGCCTCTTCCCATTTGCCTGGGCTGTGCTGCTCCTGCCACTTCTGTTGCTGCAAACCCCATGAAAGTGtataccacacctggccttaagGATTGGAACTGGGCTGAGGGGACAGGAGCAGGCACCACACACGTGTCCTGGAGCCACTCCCAAAGCCCCAGCCCTGGGAACCACTCCCACCACATGCACAAGCTGTCACCCAGCAGCCTCAAAACGGGTCAGTAttaaggatttgaacccaaaggAGGTCAACCAGCCTGGCAGTGCCATCTCCACCTCCATCTCAAAGGGATGGAGAAAAAAAGTGGGGACAGTCTTTTCCCCACAATTCCTGCCTTTAAGACAAAGAAACAAGCTGTGCAGACATGGTCCCTTAAAAAAGGCACAGTGGGAGCCAAGCTGGAAGAGGCCTGGGGCCACATGGATGGACAGAGCTTGGAAAAGATGCCCCTCCGAGAGCGAGCCAGGATGTTCAGATGAACTGAGTgaaggaaaagcaagaaaagtTTCCTGCTCCGAGCCAGGTACAGGAGAGGTAGCATGCTTGGGCTGACCCAGCATCTCCTGGCAAGACTTCCATCTGTGGAGCTGCTGTAGAGAGGTTTGTACCCAGGCACTGCATTCTCCCCCATCCTGGGGCAGTGCTCCCCAGAGCTATGCCAGCAGGGGGGCTGTGCCAACCTGTTCTTAGAGTGTAGCTGTAAGGGCAGTGCCCATGTGTACAGTCTGCCTAGAGTGTAGCCTAAAGGGCAGGGCCCGTATGTACAGTGTCTGTATATAAACTTGCTGTGTGTCTGTGCTGATTTCTACAACTGGAGTTTTTTTTATACAATGttctttgtctcaaaataaagtgtttgtttttttggacGTGCTTTTCTGCTACTCCATATTAATTTATGACCATTGAgtccctactatgtgctaggctctgTGCTATGCCCATAGCAAGTGggtttgaatttctttctctctccaaagaATGCATGCCCCTCACCAGGCCCAAAGGGTGGGCTGTTTCTTCCCCTGAGGGTAGTCCGGGACAGGAGTGCTCCTACAGCAGTCTCTCGGGATCTAAGCTGCACTCCACTCTAGGAGATCTTCCTGTTCAATCTCTACCCACTCTCCCACCCACTCAGAGCTGGGCTTTGGCATATCATCCAGGTACTTACGCTGCTTGGGTGAGTCAGGGAAGCTGGGAACGCCAGCTGAGGCACGCGGCCCCGCCCCACAGCCCCATCAGCAGAGACGTGTGGGAGGTTGGGAGCAAGTGGGTTGGACTAAGGGGTCAGTGAGAGGCTTTAGTGGGTTGGCCAAGTCGTGTAAAGTTGGCCCTATGGCTCAAGAGGAAGGGCATCTGAGAAAGACTTGGTGATTTTGGCAATCCCTGTTATTTAGGGAACAGGATTCAGCAAACTCCGGGAAAAAACCTCCCAAACCCTGTGCAACTGAGGTTCTTATATGGCGCTCTGGATGGAAGGCGTGTTGAAGTCCAGTTGCGTCTAGCTTTTGTTTTGAGGTCTACGGCGTAGGTGCACCGGCCTGTAGGAACACAAGAGTTGAGGCTGGGGGCTAGATGATCCAAGGGTAGGCGGAGTGTGAGGAGCGGCGGGTGCCGGGGTCAAAGTCGGCCGAGCCCTAGGAAGGGGACCGACCAGGATCCGGAGGGCAAGGTCCGAACCAGTACCACTGGGAGCCGGCGGCGCGACAACCCGAACCGGGACAGCCCCGGGGGCacgcggcggggcggggcccgaGTTCCGGTTCGGCGTTCGAGGGGAGGGCCGGGTTTCGCTTCGGTTTCCGGAGGGACGGCCCGAGCGCGCGGGGGCGGAGCCGCGTGCGCGCGGGGCGGGGCTCCGGCGTCCCGGGTCCGGGCCAGACGGCTGGCGCGGGGCGCTGGGCGCGGGATCCGACTCTGGGCGTGATGGAGACGGGTGGTGTGTTCGACTCGCTCCTATCCGGAGTTTGCGTGGTCTTCACCCTCGGCATGTTCTCCACCGGCCTGTGAGAGCGCggccgggctgggctggggcaggaccgggaagtcaggaaaagagaaaggggttTAGAGACGTGGCCACAGCACCGGGCTGCGTCCGGAACCTGGGGTCAAAGTGGAATCGCGTCGAGGGGACCGGGGTACAAGGTCGAGGCTGATCATTCAGCCTGAGGCAGAAggcaggggggctgggggagggtctGCGGTTGTCTGGGGAGGATGACAGGCATCGGGAATCTCCCCCAGCACCCTGGTTCTCCCTGCCCACCCTTCATCCCTCTCGGGGCCCCATTACAGCACGGACCTCAGGCATATGCGAATGACCCGGAGCGTGGACAGCGTCCAGTTCCTGCCCTTTCTCACCACGGAAGTCAAGTGAGAGGGGCGACGGCTGCGGCGGGAAAGGCTGTCTGAGGGAGGTGGGCGGAGGGGTAGGAGAAGCGTGAAAGAGACCCCTTGGGTCCCCCTCCCACGCTGAACCCCGCGGGCCatgtccctcccctccaccctgcagCAACCTGGGCTGGCTGAGTTATGGGGCCTTGAAGGGAGATGGGACCCTCATCGTCGTCAACGCAGTGGGTGCTGTGCTTCAGACCCTGTATATCTCTGTGTATCTGCACTACTGCCCTCGAAAGGTAGAGGCCCTCCCTTGGACCCACTTCTCTGCTGCATGCCCTGCCTTGGGCAAACACTACTTCTTGGAAGACTATAACAGGCTGGCACTGACACCCTTTCCTGGAAGGCCCCTCCAGCCTTGCAGTTCTTCCTCCATGAAGCCAGCCTTCAGGCAAGGCTGGTAGCTCTACCTAGCCTGAGATGCTCGTGCTGCCCTGAACTTCTGCCCAACAAGCTGAGGAGAAAGGGCTTTGTCTTTGGTATCTCTTTCAGAGCCAGGGCCAGTGGGTGAGAATGAGATGATTAGCTCTGCCTCCCCACTGAATCACACAAGCACTTATTAAGCTCCTATTGTTTGTTTGTGCCAAGCTCACAGAAAGAAAGATAGCTTTCCCTCCCCTGGAGGCC
Above is a window of Lemur catta isolate mLemCat1 chromosome 3, mLemCat1.pri, whole genome shotgun sequence DNA encoding:
- the EFNA1 gene encoding ephrin-A1 isoform X1, which gives rise to MEFLWAPLLGLCCSLAAADRHTVFWNSSNPKFWKEDYTVHVRLNDYLDIICPHYEDDSVAEAAMERYTLYLVEREEYQLCQPQSKDQVRWQCNQPNAKHGPEKLSEKFQRFTPFTLGKEFKEGHSYYYISKPIHHQEDQCLRLKVTVNGKISECQGPVGLPPASLCWAWSSDLGWYGSPTAQPTQHLHPSASLAQCLTYCYSCVSAHSPQPHANSQEKRLAADDPEVQVLHSIGYSAAPRLFPFAWAVLLLPLLLLQTP
- the SLC50A1 gene encoding sugar transporter SWEET1 isoform X2 → METGGVFDSLLSGVCVVFTLGMFSTGLTDLRHMRMTRSVDSVQFLPFLTTEVNNLGWLSYGALKGDGTLIVVNAVGAVLQTLYISVYLHYCPRKRAVLLQTATLLGVLLLGYGYFGLLVPDPEARLQQLGLFCSVFTISMYLSPLADLVPNLPGIFTSFIRLWLFWKYPQEQDRNYRLLQT
- the SLC50A1 gene encoding sugar transporter SWEET1 isoform X3, translating into METGGVFDSLLSGVCVVFTLGMFSTGLTDLRHMRMTRSVDSVQFLPFLTTEVNNLGWLSYGALKGDGTLIVVNAVGAVLQTLYISVYLHYCPRKAKVIQTKSTQCLSFSLTIATLLTSASWSLYGFRLRDPYIMVPNLPGIFTSFIRLWLFWKYPQEQDRNYRLLQT